Proteins from one Chlorogloeopsis sp. ULAP01 genomic window:
- a CDS encoding sugar transferase yields the protein MSKRIFDLFFSLIGITILLPLFLMIAISIKLDSPGPVFFRQVRVGRFGCEFKIYKFRTMIIEAEKMGKQITIDNDQRITRIGRFLRKYKLDELPQLLNVIKGEMSLVGPRPEVPKYVYMYTHEQRRVLEVLPGITDLASIKFRNENQLLKHNHNPEDFYIHEIMPQKLKLNIEYIEQMGLSFDLLIICKTLLQVIAT from the coding sequence ATGTCTAAACGAATTTTTGATTTGTTTTTTTCCTTAATTGGTATTACGATTTTGCTGCCTCTATTTCTGATGATTGCAATATCTATTAAATTAGACTCTCCAGGCCCTGTATTTTTTAGACAAGTGAGAGTTGGGCGTTTTGGGTGCGAATTTAAAATCTATAAGTTCCGCACTATGATAATTGAAGCTGAGAAAATGGGTAAGCAAATTACAATTGATAATGACCAAAGAATTACTAGAATTGGAAGATTTTTGAGAAAATATAAACTAGATGAGCTTCCACAACTACTCAATGTGATTAAAGGAGAAATGAGTTTAGTAGGCCCTCGTCCTGAAGTACCAAAATATGTTTATATGTATACTCATGAACAACGTAGAGTTTTAGAAGTACTTCCAGGAATAACTGATTTAGCTTCAATAAAATTTCGGAATGAAAATCAACTATTAAAGCATAATCATAATCCAGAGGATTTCTATATACACGAAATAATGCCTCAAAAATTAAAGTTAAATATAGAATATATAGAGCAAATGGGCTTGAGTTTTGATTTACTCATTATATGTAAAACTCTACTGCAAGTAATCGCAACATAA
- a CDS encoding polysaccharide biosynthesis tyrosine autokinase translates to METIDTSQKIDYWLIFKRRWLPASIVFIFVFALVGVAAYFKKPSYLSEGKLRFQRTNTTSYLTGLSTEIGKLEPLVQDQKTSPLNTEAEVIRSLPVVRKTISQLNLTDNQGRLLKSKEFLKSLTVKDVKGADVLQISYRDTSPQITAEVVNTLMQVYLEQNVSYLRSEAAAARMFIEKQLPNAELVVRQAEAELANFKEQYKVVSLQEEASKAVEIIGDLQKQINSTQSEIADAQTQSQEIRKQLGMNPQQALTLTSFSQISGVQDILKEIQQSESELAARRTILQDIHPQIQNLEDKLQSLNKLLQQRIKQVVETNKPQLNKNFQLGVLQQQLSARLVELEANRVGLASKATALSNLQIQYKQRLNNLPKLEQQQRQLERKVQAAQSTYSLLLQKLQESRIAENQNVGNASIITQAEIPEESISSPIVSYLSAGLLASLAALAAVYILEVRDKSIKTVDEAKELLGFTLLGIIPAWSKSNKSIRGDEQPESYSERLVVRNTPRSPISEAYRMLRANLMFMSADKELKVIVVTSSVPKEGKSTVAANLAIAMAQMERKVLLVDGDLHRPVQHHIWELSNDQGLSNIIVGQSNLRVAVKTVMSNLDVLTAGVVPPAPASLLDSKKMAALIETFAVHNDFVIIDAPSLTVAADAATLGQMADGVLLVVCPGVVDTASGLFTKEFLEKSGQNILGMVVNGVNSNNYSRFYIADEFYAQDSELNGTVRTNNLKI, encoded by the coding sequence ATGGAAACTATAGACACTTCACAAAAAATTGATTATTGGCTCATATTTAAGCGGCGTTGGCTACCTGCTTCAATTGTTTTTATTTTTGTGTTTGCTCTTGTTGGAGTAGCGGCATATTTTAAAAAACCTTCTTACTTATCAGAAGGTAAACTCAGATTTCAAAGAACAAATACTACTTCTTATTTAACAGGTTTATCGACAGAAATAGGTAAATTAGAACCATTAGTACAAGACCAGAAAACTAGCCCTCTGAATACAGAAGCAGAAGTAATACGTTCTCTTCCTGTTGTGCGCAAAACTATTAGCCAACTTAACCTCACAGATAATCAAGGTAGACTTCTAAAATCAAAGGAATTTCTAAAAAGTCTTACCGTCAAAGATGTTAAGGGAGCCGATGTTCTACAAATTTCTTATCGAGATACTAGCCCACAAATAACAGCAGAGGTTGTGAACACCTTAATGCAAGTTTACTTGGAGCAAAACGTATCTTACCTAAGATCAGAAGCGGCAGCTGCTCGTATGTTTATAGAAAAACAACTACCAAATGCTGAATTAGTTGTTCGACAAGCAGAAGCAGAGCTAGCAAACTTTAAAGAACAATATAAAGTTGTTTCTCTGCAAGAAGAAGCAAGTAAGGCAGTAGAAATTATTGGAGACTTACAAAAGCAAATAAACTCAACTCAATCTGAAATTGCTGATGCTCAAACACAATCTCAAGAAATCCGCAAGCAATTGGGCATGAACCCGCAACAGGCACTAACACTCACCTCATTTAGCCAGATTTCAGGGGTACAAGATATTCTCAAAGAAATTCAGCAGTCAGAATCGGAACTAGCAGCTAGGCGTACTATTCTACAAGATATCCATCCACAAATTCAAAACTTAGAAGACAAATTACAGTCTTTAAACAAGCTATTACAACAACGAATTAAACAAGTTGTAGAAACGAATAAACCACAACTAAATAAAAACTTTCAACTTGGAGTTTTGCAACAGCAACTTTCTGCAAGGCTTGTAGAATTAGAAGCAAATCGTGTGGGATTAGCGAGTAAAGCCACTGCTTTATCAAACTTACAAATTCAATACAAACAACGGCTAAATAATCTACCTAAATTAGAACAACAACAGCGCCAGTTAGAACGTAAAGTACAAGCAGCTCAGTCTACCTACTCACTTTTACTACAAAAATTGCAAGAAAGTCGGATTGCAGAAAATCAAAATGTAGGTAATGCCAGCATTATCACTCAAGCTGAAATTCCAGAAGAGTCTATTTCTTCGCCAATAGTTTCTTACCTAAGTGCAGGCTTATTAGCTAGCTTGGCTGCATTAGCGGCTGTATATATTTTGGAAGTAAGAGATAAATCAATCAAAACTGTTGATGAAGCCAAAGAATTACTAGGATTTACCTTACTAGGGATTATTCCTGCTTGGAGTAAATCGAATAAATCTATTCGTGGCGATGAACAACCAGAGTCATATAGTGAAAGACTTGTTGTTCGTAATACTCCTCGATCGCCTATTAGTGAAGCTTACCGAATGCTGCGGGCAAATCTCATGTTTATGAGTGCTGACAAGGAGCTAAAAGTTATTGTTGTCACTAGTTCTGTACCTAAAGAAGGCAAGTCAACGGTAGCTGCTAATTTGGCGATCGCTATGGCACAAATGGAACGTAAAGTCTTACTAGTAGATGGGGATTTGCATCGTCCTGTTCAGCATCATATCTGGGAACTATCGAACGATCAAGGTCTGAGTAATATAATTGTCGGACAGTCTAATTTGAGGGTGGCAGTCAAAACTGTGATGAGTAATTTGGATGTTTTAACTGCTGGTGTAGTGCCTCCTGCTCCAGCTTCTCTTCTCGACTCCAAAAAAATGGCTGCTTTGATCGAAACTTTTGCCGTTCATAATGACTTTGTGATTATTGATGCTCCTTCGCTGACAGTTGCTGCTGATGCGGCGACTTTAGGACAAATGGCTGACGGTGTGTTGTTAGTTGTTTGCCCTGGGGTTGTTGATACTGCCAGTGGTTTATTTACAAAAGAGTTTTTAGAGAAATCTGGGCAAAATATCTTGGGAATGGTTGTGAATGGAGTGAATTCTAATAACTACAGCCGTTTTTATATTGCCGATGAATTCTACGCTCAAGATAGCGAGTTGAATGGAACTGTGAGAACTAATAATTTGAAG